In Podospora pseudopauciseta strain CBS 411.78 chromosome 3, whole genome shotgun sequence, one genomic interval encodes:
- a CDS encoding hypothetical protein (COG:G; EggNog:ENOG503NU7U), with protein sequence MGSDGEKPASPTLSDTGNHVSEAIPTLDRQEEKRLLLKLDAVFVPIIMLVYLSCFLDRTNIGNVKVAGMPEDIGASDVEFSTAVSIFYATYVAFESPWAILLKKLTPRVVLTGLCVVWSLTTIFSGFITDIGGLYAARLILGACEGGLFPGLNLYLTMVYKREEQARRVSYLFVCAALSGAFGGLLAYVLLKMDGIGGYAGWRWVYIIEGIFSILIGLLIWFGLPNDPTNAYFLNEREREMMQIRAKQRAQYMGSEEFSWEEIRIALKDFKLWISGAIQFCQDILLYGFSTFLPSIITSMGHSSIEAQYLTIPVYILGGACFLTLAFVSDHLCIRGPFIAFANVFGIIGYILIICPTSNAVKFFGTFLCAIAVYSGPGLNLTWLNVNVAPHYRRAASIGFQQTIGNTAGIVAGQIYRTSPYLLGNIFSVSALGLAQLLILIHWLYLRRCNLLKKQIASGKVQDKRRVKTGDWELDFKYHL encoded by the exons ATGGGCTCTGACGGGGAGAAGCCAGCATCTCCAACTCTATCCGACACCGGCAATCATGTATCAGAAGCCATCCCCACCCTCGACCGCCAGGAAGAAAAGCGGCTTCTCTTGAAGCTAGATGCCGTTTTCGTTCCAATCATCATGCTGGTCTATCTTTCTTGCTTCCTTGACCGCACCAATATCGGCAATGTCAAAGTGGCGGGGATGCCGGAGGATATCGGCGCATCTGATGTCGAGTTTTCGACCGCAGTGTCCATCTTTTACGCAACATATGTCGCATTCGAATCACCCTGGGCTATCCTACTCAAGAAACTCACTCCAAGAGTTGTGTTGACAGGCCTCTGCGTGGTCTGGAGCTTGACTACTATTTTCTCTGGGTTCATCACAGATATCGGGGGGCTGTATGCTGCAAGGTTAATACTAGGAGCATGTGAAGGCGGCCTCTTCCCCGGCTTAAATCTGTACCTGACCATGGTTTACAAACGAGAAGAACAAGCTCGCAGGGTCTCGTATCTGTTTGTTTGTGCGGCATTGTCGGGTgcgtttggggggttgttggcatACGTGCTCCTGAAAATGGACGGCATAGGGGGCTATGCTGGTTGGAGATGGGTCTACATCATAGAAGGCATCTTCAGCATCCTCATAGGCTTGTTGATTTGGTTTGGCTTGCCAAACGATCCCACCAACGCCTACTTCTTGAACGAGAGAGAAAGGGAAATGATGCAGATACGAGCAAAGCAGAGGGCACAGTATATGGGCAGTGAGGAGTTCAGTTGGGAAGAGATCAGAATAGCTTTGAAGGATTTCAAATTGTGGATCAG CGGAGCCATTCAATTCTGCCAGGACATACTTTTGTACGGTTTTAGCACGTTTCTCccttccatcatcaccagcatgGGCCATAGCAGCATCGAAGCTCAATACCTCACTATCCCCGTTTACATTCTCGGAGGAGCGTGCTTTTTGACCCTGGCATTTGTTTCCGACCATCTGTGCATCCGAGGCCCGTTCATTGCCTTTGCCAACGTCTTTGGCATCATCGGTTACATTCTCATCATCTGCCCGACAAGTAACGCCGTCAAATTCTTTGGCACGTTTCTGTGCGCAATTGCAGTGTACAGTGGTCCTGGACTCAATCTCACGTGGCTCAATGTAAACGTCGCACCCCATTATCGCCGGGCAGCTTCGATTGGATTCCAACAGACCATCGGCAACACAGCTGGCATCGTGGCAGGCCAAATTTACCGGACTTCACCGTATCTCTTGGGTAACATCTTTTCAGTCAGCGCCCTGGGCTTGGCTCAACTACTAATCCTGATTCACTGGTTGTACCTTAGACGGTGCAACTTGCTCAAGAAGCAGATTGCCAGTGGCAAAGTGCAAGACAAGAGAAGGGTAAAGACTGGTGACTGGGAGTTGGACTTTAAATATCATCTCTAG
- a CDS encoding hypothetical protein (EggNog:ENOG503PH7V), translating to MKLSAPILFFSFFAAASVAQYTGPCSVNDCGASHRVCARGWLCVPYPSFDPAKRQGYRTSK from the exons ATGAAGCTCTCGGCGCCAATTCtattcttctctttctttgctgctgcctcGGTTGCCCAATACACCGGGCCATGTTCAGTTAACGACTGCGGTGCGAGTCACAGAGTGTGCGCTCGAGGATGGCTCTGTGTCCCCTACCCAAGCTTTGACCCTGCAAAGAGACAAGGTT ACCGAACATCCAAATAA